A segment of the Salminus brasiliensis chromosome 5, fSalBra1.hap2, whole genome shotgun sequence genome:
CGCCCCCCTAACCTTTTTCTGTATACTTCTCCAGTCTCAAGTTCTTTGTCTcccaaaagaaaagagaaaaaaaaacaactataacTTTCTTAGACATAactttgtctttctttcccaGTTTTCCCAGTAACTTGGTTAGCCAGCCTTCTCCTGGTGTCCTTTGTTCTTTACCCACTGTGTGGTGTTTATGCCAGGTAGAGTCTTTGTTTAGTTTCTCCAACTCTTTTTTGGGATCTACTCAGTTTAGGTCTCTCTCTAGAGACCTCTTTCTCAGTTCCTACCTTAGGATAAAAGTAGAGCACTCACTCCTGAACACAGCAGTTGGGTTCTGCCAGTCTTTAGAATGATGGTGTGCAGTGCTGTAAAGAATACCTGGAGTTGTTGTTATGAGAGATGTTACCTGTAGCTGTGAGCTTGATGGCGTTACTACGTGGGCGCTCCTCTCGCGTCAGACCCTTCTTGGCGTCCATGCACCAATAGGTCCTGCCGTCTCCCTCTCCAACATCAGCATGTATGATCAGACTGCTGTTAGACTGTGTTGGGTCGCGTTTTATTGGCTGCCACATTTCTTGATCACCTTCTGTATAACGGCACCACCAGTCATTTAGCCCTTCCTCCATGTAGAGCTTTAGAGTAACTGATCCTCCTTTACCGATAACAGTGTCTGTATTGTTTAACACAGACAGTGATGCCTGGGGCAACATATCTGGTGGTGGGGTGGAGAAAGAGATGCAGAGAGAAGGTTTTAGCCAGACTCTGTACTTTACTGAAGgattattctttattttttagcatTGTGATGTCCTACCCTGCACTTTGATCTCAACAGCCTCACTCTTCTGACCTCCATGTTCACACTGGTACGTTCCTGAGTCGTCCACTGTCACTGCTGGAAACTTCAGTGTGGCATTGCTGGTAGGTATGGGATtgcctttaaagaaccatgttacaCCACTCGCCAATACATTACCACCATCCTTACACCTCAGAGTCACCTCATCAGACACATACAGACGGTGGGAAGGGAACCCTGGAAACAAGGAAACTgggaagaaagagggagatgtgTTAGTGTGTCTGTCTATCCTTACACAGGGCTCCATACTAATGGCTAATAAAAATAGCACAATAGACAGTGTTGTTTGCAGTAATGCCAGAGACATTATGAATTAAGACACCggtcactggttgaaatatgaatgggactTGCAATACTTTAGCATGGCATCTGTTTACAGATAGTCAGAAGTCCTGCTCCTCAACTAAAAGAGCCAATCAACTTGCTGATTATGTAACCAGTGGAGGAGGCACAACCCCCTACCCTCATACAGATATCAGATCAAGACAGCAAGGAAATTCTCTTGGTTTGGTTTAAGACACTGTTGTGCTGTGGTTAAGTATATTTCAtagtgctttaaatggttaattTTCCAGTAAATCTAAAAATATTCAACGAGAAACCACAGAATGTTATAACATAAAGGCATATCATGATTTTCAGTTTATTTGTGATGTATCCAACCTAAAAGATGAAGTTTTAGGAAAGGGTTACATTTATCATAACATTGTACTTCTACTGCTGTTGATTTTATAACTACCTCAAGCCAATGCAATGGAATTTTGTTCTTATGCGCACTGTATTGTCTAGTAATCAAATCAGGTGACCAGAGGtcacatatataaaatacataatcCAAACAGCTGATGACATGATGacaatataaaaacacacacatgcaacaaAAATGTTTTGAAAGTTCATGAAAACATTTTTGATTTCAGTTTTCTTGGACAGGGGTTAAGCTTAGTCCTGGACTGGTACTGACTTTCTCCTTTGTTTAGAATGCTGTGCAGTCCAAGACAGCTTATTAAGATACTGACGCATAATATCTTAACTGatcacataaaacataaaaccttgtatttcaGTATACCATTAAAGTATCCTGCATATGATCTGTTATAACCGTATTCTGTTAATTGCATTAGGGGAATCTGTCCTCAGATTTTGAGGGTGAGTTTGTTTTCCAGAGGCATCCAGAGTCTGTGAGCTCCAGGCACTTAACACACCAAGAACTGTAGCACACCACTTCACATCAGACCAGtgcccaacacacacagctgctgtagTTACCGTGCTGTACTTTCAAGGATGATGATAAAATAATCTGAAGAGAAAGGATTATTTGCAAATTGTGGCCATGATACACGATTTATTACAGGGTAGCAAACCACTCACACACTTCCAGTCCCTTTGTAaaccacgtgtgtgtgtgtgtgtgtgtgtttgctgtgtactactgtatttgtatatttttgtaatatagaacagtatatacactatatggataaaagtattgggacactcctcttaatcatttaattcaggtgtttgattcagtctCATCACCACAGCTGAATAAATACaccctgcagtctgtctttcctccacacatcagtgaaagaactggaggttctgaagagctcactgaactccagcgtggttctgtatgtaataggagacactgcTGCACCACCAACAAGTAGtccttttcccactctccacgaaggactggcaggggcggcggcaccggtctacttctctctcctctgtggcgcttcaccccgctctctttttctaatcttgacatttcctcttttgaataccatgctgttcctgtctcttctcccactagacacatcattgttctctatcgtcctcctggtcctttgggcagtttcattgatgaactggatgttctcttgagtggactccctgttgacgccccacttattctactctgcgacttcaaccttccatcagagaaactccagtcttcatgccttctcccaatcctatcctcttttgatctcgcgttcaaccagtctgcaccaacacacagagcagggaacactctggacctgatcttcagcagacctgtccctactctggatgtggctgtgactcctttggacttctctgatcatcactttctctccttctcactctccctctctgctccttcaaccaccacttctgcaagctcttccactcttcaccgcaatcttagctctgtttccccctcagctcttgcctcaactgtcctgaccactcttcctcatcttgaatctttctcctctctcccacttgaaactgctacagacactctcctctcatctatctccacctctgtcgaccttctctgccctttctcccctaggtcagcaaattcttctccaccttccccgtggctgtcagatgttctctgcaacaaccgtagagagctaagactggctgaaaggaagtggcggaagtcacaacacgactccgacctccactcctatcagtctcttctctccaggttcagaacagaagttgctgccgctaaagcatcttactacagggggaaactGGAAGCagcatctgcatctgacccacgttaactcttcaccatcttctcctctctcctcaaccctcctactcccccacctcccactacccacTACCCACcaccctgtctgcagaagattttgtctccttctttgaagaaaaggtcgACAAGATCCGGCGATCTCTCCCCCCTGCCTCAATCCCCCTCTCTAGGCACTACCCTCCTCCCCCCTCCTCtgtcctgcttctctcctctttccacagatgacctcctacatcttctcacctccaataatcctgccacctgtccactagaccctgttccatcccctctgttccaaacaatcgctccaaacctcctttcatctcctctatcataaacagctctttgttgtcaggtcaggtaccatctgctttcaagtctgccagagttgtgcctatcctaaagaaaccaactctggacagcttggacatcggcaactacagacctatctctcttctctctttcctctcaaagattctcgaacgctctgtctacaaccaactgtctctctttcttactcagaacaatcttcaggactctaaccagtctggcttcaaagctgcacactctactgaaactgctctcattgcagttacagagaagctccatgcagctaaagctgccagacggtcatcggttctgatccttctcgacctctccgcagcttttgacactgtggaccacaagatcctcctgtctatccttgccggtcttggaattaccggctctgcatggcgatggtttgcatcatacctgcagggatgctcataccaggtaacatggcagggcaacacgtccgctccttgtagtctctccactggcgttccacaaggctcggttcttggtcctcttcttctctcactctacactcgctctcttggtaaagtgatctcctctcatggattctcttaccactgttacgccgacgacactcagctcatgctctctttcccaccgtctgacacacaggtttctgcctgtatctcagcatgcctcgccgacgtctcgtcttggatggcggctcaccacctcaaactcaaccccagcaagacggagctgctgtacatcccaggaactgctggaccaaaaaacgatcttgccatcacctttgagaactcactggtcactccctctacagaagcccgaagccttggtgtagtgattgatgatcagttatcgttctcaggtcatgttgcaaacgtaactcggtcctgcagatttctcctgtacaacatcgggagaattcgacccttcctccctagagaggccacccaggtgcttgttcagtctctcgtcacttcaagacttgaccactgcaactctcttctggctggtctccctctgcgcaccatcagacccctcatccagaatgcagcggcacgggttgtcttcaatgtccctaaattcagccatgtctctccactgctgcgttctctccactggcttcctgtagctgctgcccgcatcagattcaaaaccctgacgctggcctacaaagccaagaacagaccagcccctccgtacttgatggcagtggtcaaaagccgatccgcaccaagagcccttcaagcttcaagtacggatcggctcgacccgccatccctcaaaatccgctgaagacaagcgtccaggcttttttctgtcctggcaccaaagtggtggaacgagctgcccctggctgtccgaacggccgagtcgctcgctgactgaagacccacctcttccgagagtacttggacgaatagagttctatggtcgccttattgtaatgtgtttagtaatgtctaagcttagaggtatcttttgaattattggtctattctaactagctaaggtttttcttgggtaaatagcaaagcactttgtaagtcgctctggataagagcgtctgctaaatgccgtaaatgtaaatgtagtcagctgctgaaatctcctccctcctagatcttcctccatcagctgtgagtggtgttattattgaacagtggaagagtttaggaggaacagctcacagagagcagctcagccaccgagtgtctgtcagaccacgtaaagttacagagcggggtcagggccgagtgctgagctcagagcagagtgcagaaaagcctccaactgactcagtaactgcagcagagctccagacctgctgctgctggtagagctgcagaggaggaccagctccttattaatgcctgtgggtttagaatgggatggcaTAAAAGATActgctgtaggtggaatgtgtaggtgtcccaatacttttgcacatATAGTCTATTGGTGGTCAAAAGACTCCTAAGTCTATGACTTTGCATTTCCCAATGACAGCTGACAAAATAGTGTCTTCTCTACCTCTGAAGTTAATGGTGTGCTGGTCAGGGTGAACTAATGaactgggagggtgagggtgAACTGAGGTCATTTGTACAATCAGTCGAATCCTCCTCAAGAGTAATGCTTGCTGCTCTTGCAAAGCCCTAATCTTTTTAATAAACTCTACGCTACACCAATcatataacattaataccactggcAGGTGATGTAAAAACAttgtccatgtttatctgtccATTCACCATTACTCACTCACACAGCTTTCAACACATTATAAAGGTGAGTGTGTGGAGATTTACCTTTTGGTTTCCCTTGTCCGAGTGTGAAACCCCAAAGCActgaaaacacagacaaaacctCTGTTAAAAAACTGTTTTGTaacaagtgtgtgtgactgcaaGCGTTTGACTTTTTAAGCAtctttaagtgtgtgtttgtttattgcCATGATACCTTTCACCATACACTACTTGGGGTCAAACGTTATTAATGGTTAAAGCACAGATTGGTCTAAACTCTGAGTCAGTGGGAATCCCGGGAGTGTAGTTTTGTGTGCTTAAGGGAGACGTGGCTATATTAACTGATGCCTGATGAAACACTAACATTGAGAACTTCCATATGGTGAGCGTGGACTGAAGCacagagaggaaagaggaggtgggctggtgatgtGAGTAAGAGTATGTGGTACAATTCAGATAACATTACTATAAAGTAGAAACTGTATACTCATACTAACACTGAGTTACTAGTGTTTAGCATGTGACCAGAGTATCTGTCCAGAGAGTGGGTATGTGTTTACAATGTTAGTCTATATCCCACTATATATCCCTGTTGCTGCTATAGCTGTGTTTCCAACCACTACGTAATCGGTCAGGCTCTCCTGTATTCTGCCCACTTTCAGACAGTATGGCAGGTGCCCTACCAGGGAACTGGACTTGCTATACACCAATGTCAAGGAGGCATACAGCTGCATGATAACTCAGACCATAACCTGGTGCAGCTGAGGACTCCACTCGCACTGAGGCAACCCATGATGACCAGGACAGTAAGGAAGTGGTCTGCTGAGGCTCTTATTGTGTTAATGGACGGATTTGAAACAACTGAATTGAATTTCCAAAATGACAACCAGAAAGTGGATGCCATATTCAGCACTGGCAGCCTGATCACCCTGGCAAGACCCTCAGCCAGGCCCTGGATCCAGCCACAGGACGGAATGCTCAACGCCATGCAAGCACGGCCACATGCAGCACATCCCCACCGTCCATGTCTAAGTTGAGAACGGCCAGAGGAACTGAAACCTAGCAATAGGCTTGGTGCCAGACATCCATGGCCACACAAGCCCACAGAGAGGCTACAAAATACTAATCATATTTTCTGAGCACCCACAGTTCCTGAGAGAGGAGAGTTCTTCTTGCTAGAAGGACGACCAGCAGCTACTGACAGATAGCACACTCTCCGTTAGCCAGGGAAAACAAACAGCATTCTTTACCCTTTCAGGCctgtggaaatacaaggttctGTCATGTGGGTTACAGGGGGCTCCTGCCACCTTCCAGCAGCTTATGAACATCATCCTCTGGCCCCACCATTCCTTTTCCACTGCCTAGATTGATGATGTCATTGTCTACTCTGAGGGCTAGTGGGACATCTTGCACCTGGAGCAAGTGCTGTGCATATCAATAGTTTAATTttgtaaatgtgctgtttttttttagagaatATAACCATTCACAAGTGTACCAAGCTGATATATGATACCCTATGATGAAGATAATATTCCACATGATTGTTTAACAGAAACCCAGATCTTACAGATGTGCCTAATATAGATTTTCCATTAGTCTGCTGACCAGGAAAATGTAATTCAGCATAAACATGCAAAGTTTCAGAAATACAGAAGTGAGTTACTCCACTCTTTCAGTTCCTCTTTCAGTTTAACACAGAGTTCTTGGACTTGGATCAAGTCAGATCTTCAAGTAAAAGAGGAACGTCAGCACTGTTTCAACACAAATGCTTTTACAGCTCAGTTCCAGCATTAATACCATTACAATTAATACTAATAACTAACAGCTAAATATTCACATTTATCCTAAAATATTCacataatgttatatagagttaattacaggtagataccctcactgcacactgactttgtttatttgggtttattctaatgttatatagagttaattacaggtagacactctcactgaccactgactttgtttgtttgggtttattctaatgttatatagagttaattacaggtagacactctcactgaccactgactttatgtttatttgggtttattctaatgttatatagagttaattacaggtagactctctcactgaccactgactttatgtttattaatgtttattctaatgttatatagagttcattacaggtagacactctcactgaccactaactttacgtttattagggtttattctaatgttatatagagttaattacaggtagacactctcactgaccactgactttatgtttatttgggtttattctaatgttatatagagttaattacaggtagacactctcactgaccactgactttatgattatttgggtttattctaatgttatatagagttaattacaggtagacgctctcattgaccactgactttatgtttatttgggtttattctaatgttatatagagttaattacaggtagacactctcactgaccactgactatgtttatttgggtttattctaatgttatatagagttaattacaggtagacactctcactgaccactgactttatgtttgtttgggtttattctaatgttatatagagttaattacaggtagacactctcactgaccactgactttatgattatttgggtttattctaatgttatatagagttaattacaggtagacactctcattgtTGAGATTCACAGTTTTATGAAGCTGGACCTGAACCCCTAGTTTTCTGAGCTCCCCATGTTTCTACCCTGACCATCATACTTCAGTCTAAACTAATCCTGTGAACACCTGTCTATAGGTCTGAGGTACCCCATGAAAACAAGACAatcaacagagagagagagaaagagagacagagagagagacagagagagacacagagagagagagacacagagagagagacacacacagagagagagagagagacacacagagagagagagggagacacagagagagagagggagacacagagagagacacagagagagagagagagaagagacacacagagagagagagagagacacagagagagagagagacacagagagagagagagagagaagagacagagagagagacagagagagacacacagagagacacacacagagagagagagacacagagagagagacacagagagagagagagagagagacagagagagagagagagagagacagagagagacacacagagagagagtgagacacacacagagagagagacagagagagagagagagagacagagagagacacacagagagagagtgagacacacacagagagagagtgagacacacacacacagagagagagagagacagagagagagagagacagagagagacacacagagagagagtgagacacacacagagagagagacagagagagagagagagagacagagagacagagagagacacacagagagagagtgagacacacacagagagagagtgagacacacacacacagagagagagagagagagagagagagagagagagagagagagctgaattGAGGCTGGTTGCTTTTACCTGATAAGATGAGGAGAGTGTGTTTCATGTCCATTTCTGAAGAAGTCCTGGCTCAGACTgagagtgggtgtgtgtgtgagagagagatagtgcgtgtgtgtgtgtgtgtgtgtgtgtgtgtgtgtgtgtgagagagagagagagagagtgtgtgtgagagagagagagagatattgtgtgtgtgagagagagagagagattgtgtgtgtgtgtgtgtgtgtgtgtgtgtgtgtgtgtgtgttcaaatttcaccaatggtaaatatggttgtcaaTTTGGCAGAAATGCAACATAGTCAGTCACAGCCCTCTGTTTCAGCACAATTCAGGGAAGCAATAGCGGAAGGCCCACCTGCACAGACAGCTGTTGAGTACATCATCCAGTGTCTAAATCGCAAAGTGGAATTTGAGGCAGTACAGTCTCCCACAGTACACTAATAATGTCTAGTGAACAACATCAGATCAGATCAAAGTTTATTCGTCATTCACTCAAGAGCTAATAGTGAAATGGGGAAGGTAGTCCTCGGTGGAGATCTTCCTGACCATCAACATTTCATCACTGTGATCATCTGTTGGCCAAACTGATCCCCTGAACGGAACTCTCTGCTGACTATTACTGTACACTATTATTAACGTTATCTCTTAATTACACTTAATCCGCTACAAATCCACCAATAATTATCTAATCATCTATTATTAACACTGAACAATCTTAAAATGAACTGATGTGGTTTGCACTGTATACACATCACACTAATCTCCTAGTCCTTTATACCTGTCTGTATTATACTTTTGTTTTGTATATGTTAAAGCCTTCAAGCCCACCACCATCCAGACATTtgtctgtcctggcaccaaagtgaaTCTTAAATGCTGCAAAATACAAACATCAGTACTGATACCTACACACACAATGCTCACACACTACAGTTTGCCTGTGTGTCAAATCAAGTAAAACGTGAGTGATAAGCCTTCAATAATGGCAGAATAAGAGAAGAGAACACTCTCCAGACTGGaggtttttggggttttttgtgCAGAAGTAAATACAGCTTTTTGAAGAAGATGACATCACACAGCTTTTGACTGGGTTTGCTGATTTAGATGTTAGTATGGTGTTGGGTTATTGCTTCCTCTGGTTGTAAAGAGAACAGCACTCTGATATTTcagcatttttgtttttatttctgtgtaaaaatgacacttaataacataaaaaacaaaacaaactttacTGTTCTGTAACTGATCAATATGTGAAAAAGTATAAACATCATTAACATAAACATTTTCAACAATATACAATTTCTCTACATTtgtaaaacatgtaaatacAGCTTATTCCAAATTCAAATATTTCTTGCTCGTAAAAATATATCTATGGGTAAGCTTGTTATTATTGAACCACATGgtttatattttagtttttacactttttatCCCAACTGAAAATGAGAGTTGAATCTATTTGCGTCACATTAGACATGGTCAGTCAACATCACTTTGGGAAATGAGGCTGGCCAGAAGCCTGGTTacccaaaaacattttttttttactgttagcATGCCCACATCGGTCAACTCAACAGTCATAAACACTAAAACCACAGAAAATAGTTACAGATCAGATACTTTGATACTGGATAGAGCTACACTCTGTCATAGCTGTGATTGGATCTCTGTGTGAAAGCTTAGCTTGGAGCTAACTTAAGTTAACTGATGTGTTTAGCCCTATTCAGAATAACTCATggtttagcatgctagctaatgcagcaaacataaacaataaaacacaaacacaagcctGATGATTACACACTCATTACAGTACACTCATAAACACTGAGTTTAGTAGAAACTGTACATAATCCTGCTGTGGGTGGGGCAGTGAGGGATGTGTGGTCAGCTTCTTTTAGCAGAAGAGCTAACTTAGCAATTAGCATGCTCACTAACTTGTCCACCATAAACagtaaaatgacagaaatgataACATTCTCTCCTGACTGAaagtgctttctctctctctttattagtttagtagagaccgTGGGGGAGAAACGGCTAACGTTAGCATTTCCTCAGTTACTGGTAGGTTCACGCGTTTTCTGGCAGTGTCCTCCGATCAAACAATGTTGGTGTGTTGTGAAATTCATGAACCCTTTTCACcatttcctttttcctttttaaccCTAGAACGCTAACGCCATGTGATTTTCACCCACACAATTTTTGTCATGTGATTTtcattgtgttgctgctgtttgAGTTGCATGGGACTTTGGGTAGCTTCAGGGCACTCATTGATGTCATTAATGGTATGGTTGATTCCCTCCTCCCATCTGTGGTTTCTTCAAGAGGCATGCGTTTGGGTGATTTTTACCCAGCGTTAGTGATAGAGAGTAACATATTTTATGGGTGAAATTTACCCGatgttagtgtttgtgtgtttaaatcAGGCGCTCTTTGCACTTTTCAAGGGAAACAACATTCAGGCCGGCCACATTCTCTGCCCCATTTCATCCACAGCTGACATGCTGTATCAGGCATTTTTACTATGGCATGCTAACAAGTGAAAAAACCAAAAACCAAGAGGTGGCCACTGTGTGTGCTATATGGCATGATGAACGCTGGTGTGATAAACTCATGGATCATTCACAAGGAGAATGCCTTAAGGAGAGGTGACACTAATGAGGAGGAAGCAGTATATGCAGGCTTTGGCAATGGCACTTATCAAGCCATGGGCAGAGCAGAGACTCCGCTCTTCAAGTCTGTCCCGTCAGCTCAGAATCCTCATCTGCACTGTGTGCAACATCCCTACACCTG
Coding sequences within it:
- the LOC140555866 gene encoding contactin-2-like isoform X2, with product MDMKHTLLILSVLWGFTLGQGKPKVSLFPGFPSHRLYVSDEVTLRCKDGGNVLASGVTWFFKGNPIPTSNATLKFPAVTVDDSGTYQCEHGGQKSEAVEIKVQDMLPQASLSVLNNTDTVIGKGGSVTLKLYMEEGLNDWWCRYTEGDQEMWQPIKRDPTQSNSSLIIHADVGEGDGRTYWCMDAKKGLTREERPRSNAIKLTATGKMVRLQMSERPAWLGDDVTVSCTVWQAAHLDKAVFYKDGRKITGIQKVSENTIIIQNITKSSEGVYHCDATYRFIHISEDAVMHSNLPSDQQVLTVIGLKAALVFRAVQTSQLSYGF
- the LOC140555866 gene encoding contactin-2-like isoform X1 encodes the protein MDMKHTLLILSVLWGFTLGQGKPKVSLFPGFPSHRLYVSDEVTLRCKDGGNVLASGVTWFFKGNPIPTSNATLKFPAVTVDDSGTYQCEHGGQKSEAVEIKVQDMLPQASLSVLNNTDTVIGKGGSVTLKLYMEEGLNDWWCRYTEGDQEMWQPIKRDPTQSNSSLIIHADVGEGDGRTYWCMDAKKGLTREERPRSNAIKLTATGKMVRLQMSERPAWLGDDVTVSCTVWQAAHLDKAVFYKDGRKITGIQKVSENTIIIQNITKSSEGVYHCDATYRFIHISEDAVMHSNLPSDQQVLTVIAGPPKPRLDCTQMKCEGQWSSQPDSYLWLYTPEGATDPEKLQESKDQILSGKTGTYTCSAKWTGSGFSRKSNECRFAG